In one window of Lampris incognitus isolate fLamInc1 chromosome 3, fLamInc1.hap2, whole genome shotgun sequence DNA:
- the lyrm5a gene encoding LYR motif-containing protein 5A translates to MANPLRGEVIRLYKTLLYLGREYPKGSAYFKERLKSAFLKNQDVTDPEKIQKLVDRGQFVIKELEALYFLRKYRAMKKRYYDPEEK, encoded by the exons ATGGCCAACCCTTTACGGGGTGAGGTGATCAGGCTTTACAAAACA TTGCTGTACCTTGGACGTGAATATCCTAAAGGGTCAGCCTATTTCAAGGAACGCCTGAAGTCAGCTTTCTTGAAGAACCAAGATGTAACTGACCCTGAGAAGATCCAAAAGCTCGTGGACCGTGGACAGTTTGTTATCAAAGAACTGGAGGCTCTCTATTTCTTAAGGAAATACCGTGCCATGAAGAAGCGCTATTACGATCCAGAAGAAAAATGA